The DNA window ttgtgcactacagatgcgcttgcttcgtgaggcagtttatgagattcccttcctggaggaagatggtattgtctctttcataggccctgcacggggtgccgccctgaatggttttggggctttggatcacacctgctccatggtgctttgtggcgtggatcttccgttattgacatatatcgaagtggaggaactcctgcgttctattgcttctatttgacgattggatttttacgaaattgacactatattgaatttggctttatggtcacatgttacctaaatttatgactttgttgtcttctcactttgtcgaaataattgttttaggtattgtttatatttggggcatccttttatattattggaaccacttgctaccgacaaggggagggtgtagtgtggttagttttacgtattcattgcgctttagcttcaggctttaggcctttgtgcactttgccctgaatatattttattcatttgctgacagcttagagcctctgtgcactttgctctacatgctttttattaggcttcgtactgttatttttcaaatagccagttctacggtgttgttttttattcatatcacactgttttgcctacttcagcactggagttctccataacatatttactctgtgcttcagtcaaggatacagtctggtacattgccgatagacgtggtaagagtttagacttggcattcctgcgtagggacattttgtgatcacggtgacatgttagttataaaatcacttccttgtcccaatacacgcaagagggagattccaaccagggaaccacaactagacgctgactgcctcgttgcagatgctgaaccaagatcacaggtctttactcaggtatgagggctgatgtctccacagtgattctaataggcaagctagaagcttaacatgctgtgctctagataaaacacgcagaaggagagtagaaactgtttgacaatatgatagctttgttcttatgttttactctcctagtaactatttcaatcctactgtgttgtatcgttctggttattgcggctcacgccttaatatctaaaatacagtcgttttattaaaacatgatataaaacttatactgtctttgtcatttgtatatgagatcatattggaaataagagagttggtttggatctgagtaaccacgacttccctgagaagttccaaagatgtcatgcgctcggctgccaaatcattccttccacatgggagaaatgaggcactgctagttagccggagcaaaaaccggatttagggtgacagagttctttacacgtgggtcagactcagtcccccacaccgatatagatcctgctacctagaaatccagtagtctcatttagaataatgagagcccacgcgacaaagcaAGTGCATCTACTTGGTAGACAACAAATGACATTAACTAAGGGCCGTCTACTCGCTACAAACCATCCACAGTGATATATTTACGCCACTGGGAGTCACCGTTGCACCTCTGCTCCTTCCAGGACCTCGCCCAATGCCATACAGTGACCCTACACTAGATGTCACGGCTGTGGTGTTGTCTGCTTCCCTCTAGTCCTCAAGGCCTATGTCCACTGTGCCATGTATATCCACCCACACTACTCCCTACAACCCCCCATCACCAGACCACTATTGAGTGGGGATTTAAAGCACACCCTTGTGAGAAACCCGCTACTGTAGAGTCCTACACAGCGGAATGTGCTCACCCTACCTAAATCATCCGTCTTCTTGCCGTGCCAGTGCGGGCTCTGGGACTTCTCCAGTAGGCCCTTCTGATTCACTTCTTTGGTGTATGTTTCTTGTGACAGAGTCTGCATGGGAACAGGCAATCCTGTATGGAGACAAACGTAGGGTAGGATTGAAGAGGATCACCCTGCTGGTCACCCAGTGACAGTGTGCGCAaaacatggagagagagagagaacaagagaggcgGGGAGGGTCATAGCAGCACATACAATCCACAGAACGATGGTGAGCTAGAGATCCCCTGAGACGGGAGGACAGAAAGTGGAGGCACAAGGTTGTCATTCATGATCAGAGACTCCTAGACATGGAGGGGGACATGCCAGGGCACCTCTACCGTGGAGGCTTGCGGGGAAAGATCAGAACCTTTTTTACCTGGGCAGGATGGAGTGGGCTCACAGCTCTTCCCACCTGGACAGGGTTGGGATATACACAGTAGGAGAAGGGTTCCAGACCATATTTTATTGGCACTGTTTGGTAAAGGTGACAACTAACAGTTACACTTACTTGGGTCTGGGTTGGGTGAGAGAGACTGGAACCTCTCCTACCAGGGAAAAGTATTGTTGGCTAGGATGACACCCCCTTCTCCCCGGTTAGGGGGTGAATTTACTACATTTCATATCTAGACAGTATATGGTGAAAGTTAAAGCCTCGCTTACATTAAGGGGCTCCTCTTCCGTAGACAGAGTTGGGGGAGAGTTAAAGCTTCTCTTGAATGAACAGTGAAGGGTTAGCGTTGAAGCCCCTCTTACCTGTATATGTGAGAGGAAAGTCACAGCCCCTCTTACCTGGGAAGTTGTTCGCTCGCAGGGCCTGTCCAAGCTGCTTGTAGGCACTGATGGACTTGGCACACTCCTCGATTTTCCCTCCTTTAAGGTTAGCCTTAGAAATGACATGTACGGGTACCTACGAGGGACAAGAGAGTCCTAAGCTTAAGAATCATAGGATGCAAAATACTGGCTCTTCTACTTTATTTTCAAgtaacaattcaaactacacctgCTCCACAAAGTCATTCTGGTACCCCTGAGCTCAATAAAATACAGCTCTGCTTTACTGGCATAACCAGGCCTAGAAGTATTCACAGAACAAACCCTTGCTCGGATAAAGACATTTGGCGCCATCGCTGCTGTTGGTGAGTAAAACGAGGCAGCTCCTTTGTCGTTGGCATGTCGTTTCTGGCTGATTACATCAGAACAGTGAATGAACTCTAAAGACAAATACTGCACACCTGCCCCAACCTCCGTGACTCAAGCACGTACATTTGCTCCTTCGCGGTGGTACCGAATTGTTGGAGGGGTTCATGGCGTGTGGCGGAATGGGGTGAGAGGGAGACGGGGAGCGTGGAGGGGGGGCCCGTGGAATCAGTGCTGGAAAGTAGGGAGATCCCGCCTGATCCCATTTCCGGCAGCTATTTCAGGGAAACATGCCGAATTAGTCCTTCTGTCGTTTTCTAACACGTTTACTTAATTCAGCAGTGCCTGGGCGTTGTCTGCGTTCCGTTTGAAGCAGTAACCTGCAGGCAGCAAGGGCGCTTTCTCATGTTCGCTTCCAGGTGGGCCCAAAAAATAAAGGCCTGTTTTAAAGGGCCATCCACCCTTCTTTTATTCATCCTGGCTGGGAGTCATCTACTGCCTAACACCAagatgctaatgcagtggaaggaaacacagacacactgcttaccagttcACAAGTACTTTACTATATCTTGGAtgcaggtttttgactttgttcatccCTCTAAGTAAGAGACGTGAAAATACTGTAAGACTGCAAGATTTATCTGTGTTTATGagtaattatgagtaattacgCAAATAATGACTTAAATGGCACCtactgatttttttatttaattcttttatatCACTGCTCATcccagtgtgggtgtcagactgctttacatcacacatagaGGCGTAATAAATTATACAAGTGtttaaatcaatgtataggaaatgttacataagacaatgagggttataagGTGTAGGAATAACACTGTTTCAACTtgtagacattaaggggcatatttactaatctttcactCAAAGcaaggcagcaagcaaagttgctgcattaCTTGCaatgaagagagcagaaatgctccatatttaaaaagatatgggggatttctgctctctccttgcgttAGTAAACTGTGTAGTGCCTAGCGTCAGTGGAAGGCACCCTTCCACTACTGCGCAGGACTGTTTTTGCACAGGGTCACCATCCTGCATAAAATCAttagaggcatttcctctttctatgagtgatgCGGAATGCATCTGACACAGAAAgggaaagaaacaaggaaaaatatattttcctcattacgcctcacTGTTGAAGGCACTGCATTTTGATCCATTCCCGGATTGACTAGTTTTAGTAGTCTgcaaatgcgccaaaatccatgggaaaAACAAAAGAAGGCACTGCTGGATCTAAGTGAAGCTGGGTCAGCACACTTGCTGtttgtttattttagtgacaacaggGTTGCAGCCAGAACCACATGATTGGGGAGACAAGACTCATCTTGGCTCAGCCAGCTACATACATTTGCCCATGGCAGGCAGGCAGCAGTGGCACCTGAGTGTGCGGGCTTAAATGAAGTGTCTCATCATTGCACGACCAAGTGAGGGGCTGTAATTACGCATGGCTCGTGAATTTTAGTGAGTGATGTGGACACCTGCACAAAATTGCGTTAGGCTAAcccctgatgtgtggtacttggcaggcTGCACGGACATGGTTGCTAGATGGCACCTTTAGTAAACAGCAGTGTGCTGCCCAGCAGAAAGCACAACAAtgcctcatcagaggtagtaagtgcCGGCCTcgaaaaaaatcagaaaaaggttaccagacctgcaggtctagtgacttgaataataaacttgacctaactgtaatgtgcttGACCATAAACTTGTCTCCAGCTATGTGATctaaggaaaatattttatttcactaagTCACCTTTTCTTCATAATGACACAgaacagcactttcaaatatgtgagttcagcatgtctgctgaacaAAAAACTCCTTCATTTGGTTTCAAAGAATAAACTTTTGCTCCATTTATAACACAAATGTAGACCACATATAGGATTCACGTGACCCCTGACTTGTcacttagttcactaatagcattgtcatcacagaagacaagaatgtttctcagttcatatttaaacaaactcaattttaataaatatattactaaagcatggcgtGGTagccactgtcatttacagacacacACTTTCTATTGAAATGGCCAAAAACTTtcccactgacatgcagttttactgataaaatcatATAGCATACAAACGATAATAATTGGACatcaggtttcagcaaatatttatcatttgtacatcaccaagtaaagtattctgatttggttTGATCCTTTTAAAACCTTTCTTTCCATCTCACATCAGACTTATAAAAAAGTGCTTTCACAATTActgaagtatattttgaaatatttgtatagaTCATTTACAAGCTATTTGCATGTTGTGCGCCCTGCATGGTTGATACAATAGAtcgctttacaaaatcctctaacttttcagttcaagaaagaaaaataaacaccaatttCCTGACTAAAGTAAGCAGCAATTTGTAACACAACAAGAGCTAACATTCAACCTTTGTCTTTGAATGAACAGTACGTGTGATGAAATAAACGATTTAAATGtgcctttattgctcattcactttcttaatgaacagaacacctgttcattcccacCTGGAGCTCTCCCACCAGCCCAGGCCAGGAGGCCCAAAAATAGCTCCCTCTAACAAAATTTCATTTGTTATAACGAGTGGGCCAGTAAATTTCTTGAGGCCTGATGTGCCATATAATGCAATCACAATGCAATATATAACCTGAGAGTTGATTGTACTTTATAGAAGCTGCTTAATAATTACCTTTTCCTGCGTGACTCTCTTACACTCACATAAGACAAAACTGCTAAGGATCATATCCACCACCCAGTAGTGTACTagtccacagcaataaaccaccCATTACCATCAGAATAGGCGCATAATAAATAAAGAGGTCTGCCACATACTACAGGCCAGGAGGACTCTAATTTAGTCCACCACACCAGATCCCTGACTAGTTACATACTACAGCCATTTTTTGGCATCTCACAATGACAATCTGATTTGGGATGATAAtaaagtccatcccagcagatctctcatCCATTTCTTCCTCTAACCTATacctgctcaggaccataaactctaaacaaaatatctcagaatggacaacccagtgcagtaaccaggtaAATGTGCCATGagcataagaaataccataaagggactttgcagagctgctcaaagctgccagcttactaaAAACCATAAACTGTGTGCCAACCCCTCACACgttttcatccatcacactgctaagctcTGGGTCTCCCCAAACATGATAACCGCACTTTGGTGGTCCTCACGTACGATATGGGAATACTTCCCACAGAGACCCAAAACAAAGACAATATCTCTCCAACACAACCACACGTCCGACACAGTGTAGCGTGCTACCCATGTAGATTCTGCAATACCATACAATGCAATCATATTGTTGCTTTAAGCAGAAGGAAAAATGTGGAGGTCTCCAAAAGGAGATGGCCAAAGAAGCAGAACTATGAGTCCTAGCCAAGAAGGTGTGGCCTAAAAGATATCAAATAAAATCCTGAGCTTCACATAGCAAGCTACCTGACTAGTATTTgagtgcttatcttgagatttctttATTGTATCCAGATACATCAAACAATAAGGGACATGAACCTAAAACAAggcactggctttgccaatgcttgttttcagaaTCAGATAAATAAGTGACAATGATAGTCGTGAAAACACAGAACTGAAAATATTTAAATTCGGAAATTATAAGATGGTTAATTAAACATTACTGAAGTCTGTGAAAGAGGGAGTGGTGTCACAATCACTCCTGTTCTGCACTTCACACCACTTTCCTCCGCTGTTTTTGTGGGACACATACACTGTTTTTCTCTCCACTTCTTTCTGAAATCCCTCATCTGCATATTTcacacctcctctctttcctcttctgtgCCATCTTTTTTCATCATTCCTCTGCACATACTTTATTGTATCTACTTCACTTCACCTCTCTATTCCCCACACATATTGACTTgtaagcacttaggggcatatttataatcccctagtgctaccttgcgccacattaacgtcattattttttacattaatttggCCCAACGAGGCCGGAATCCCTGTGGCGTATTTAcagaatggtgcaatgcatgcattgcgccactctgtaagcctttgcgctacattatatctGGTGCAGGCGGTATTAAACCTTTATGCCTTACTATGACCAAGTTTAAACAGTGAAACCCATGGCTCAGCATAACTTGTTCTCAGCTCAGTTATTTTCATATTCAATGGAAAATTcatcctaccaccaccactgattcGATCTCCACGTGCCTCAACTAATGATGTGTTATGATCTCTAGAACAGCTAaaaccaccagggctgttcctccTCTGATTTTCCTTCATTTCCACCCCTGACCTGTCTCTGGTCTCTTCACATAGGAACTTCTTGATGAGATCCGCGCCATGCAGGAATACGGACAACTAAGCTACGCCAAGTATTATAATCCAGGCAACTACTAACTACACAACCTTACGGATACGTAAGAAACTATACTGAGACACAGACTTTAGCATTCTTCTTCTTTATTGGCCACTGACACTCTATTCTACAGAGGCACTTACCTCCTGAGACGGGAAACTCTCTCGTGAGCCAGACATATGTAAAATACTGCATTTTATTATGGACCAGGGCATGACCTCCTCTTTAGGACTACCAAGTGAACGGGTACTATAAAGGGTCCCCCGACAtatacaccgacaaaatttaccaATATCCTATTGTCCGTCCTAAACAACCTGAGCAGTCAAAGGAGACACACTTTCCTGAAAACCGCTTTTAAAACAGTCATGGATGGTGTGATAATGACAATGATATTCAATCACTGCCTAAGACATGTCGATAGATACAGAAGAACTACCTTAGGAATTGGATTCATTTTGTTACCATAGTAAAAGATTTTTCGGGAGTGTCTTCACATGTGTGCTCATGAATATGTTACATTGGACAGGAAAAAATGTTCTCACTTGTGAAGTGAAAAAACAGAGTGGCATTCGTTTAAAAGGCATCCCACCCCATAGTagtaaattatttatatttttgtaaaaatgCTTTGTTTTTCTATTACGTTGATTTCCGACTTGAAAAAGCCTCAGACATCCAAAAATTGCACTGCGTTGACTtttgaaaactctaaaaattcctATTGCGAAAAGAACTCACCTGATTCTGGTGATCGTGGTATCaagatttatataaaagtatgtgttatttaagtgtgtgtctcacttactgtatgtgtgtgtgatttacatgcttagcactaccctctgatatgcctaactgcttgaccacactaccccaaaagagagcatttgggttgTCACTTGTGTCTCTGTGATACCACTTGGATTTGCTTGGACCCCTTGCACAGTGTACCTTATTTTAGTCCACTATTTAAAAAGCAAGCTTCCTACATACACCCAACTCTTTCCTAATGCTCCAACAGCTTCCTAGCCACCCCGGCCCTACTACAGTGGAGGTGCTGCCCAGCTCTGCGTGAATATGGGCGGATGATGAATACCAGTGGGAGTGCTGAGAAAGGGCTTAGAGAAGGATGTTACGCTAATGATTTTTCAAACTGCTCCTCTCAAAGCACTTTCACAGCACTGTGAAGGGTTTTGCCAatcagccaccagcactgctgccctctgCTCGGAGGTATAATGGAAACTGCCAAAGGCCTACTGTTGGAGCCCTTCGTGAAAGTCTGCCTGGAGCCGAACTCTGCATTTAACTGGTGTTAACCCAGAACGTCATGTAATTGCACTCACTGAGGGGTTGAGCCTTTCTTAGAATTCGTCATGGAAAGACTGTGATATATCAAATTCGGAAATGCAATATACTGCCTTCCCTTAAGTTCACTTTGTGAATCATAAGTCTTGCAAAGATGCAAGGTCACTTTAATATGATAAAATGAGCTTCTCTGGTTCTGTGACCCACAGGCCCGTCTttatctctcactctgttagttcTTTGGGATGATTCAATCACCGAGTTAAATAGCCTGTTGGAattttatcagacagaaatgtagTCAGAGTTCAAGATCATGCAGTTCAAGTAACCTGGTGGATTGGTTACTTGGAACACACAAACCTGTGGCTGTTGTTAACAAGAGCACAGGCAACTGGTCCTGCTCATAGCTCCCAAGTGTGCGGGCTGGTGGCGGCATTGGTATGTGAGTACAGTGGCACAGGGCGGGAGCAGTGCAGGGCGGCAGTATCCCATTACCCTCGTTGACAGGAATCCTCCCACCGGGTGGTCTCAAGTCTTTGAACATAAGGCTTAATATCATGGCAGAGTCAGTGCCAGCTCTTCAGAGTCTGACACATGACAGGCACACCCCAGTAGCACTGGAGTCTTATTGGTGTCATACTGGGTCATAGTACAATTCTGCTCACTTGGCATGTTGTGGAAACTCTTAGGGAGGCCAGGAGACTCCCTCAAGTCTAGGGTGGACACATGTTGGGTGAGGACAGATTGCACTTCCCTGTTCAACCTGCTTCTTCTGTGATGCGCCACACTCCATGCACAACAGCTGGGCTTCTACTCGGGCATTCTGTTTCTGCATGGTCAAGCAATCTTTTCCTTCTCTTAATGGGCAGGCTACCGGCAGACCCAGGGCTCTCCAGCAAGATGCAGAGTCTCCAGGTGATGCCCCCTCACCTCTGGAAGACTGTCTATCAAAGATACCAGGCTTGGATCTTAGCAGTCCTTTGGGTGCTCTGCAGAGCACTGCCTAATTAGTCCAGTGAAGAGATTGGAACTGGAACCACGTGGCATAGTTTGAGTCCCTATTCCATACAAATTTTCCAGACATAGGAATGTTGACCGCCCTGCTGATGTCCACGAGCCAGTTTGTAGgattttcttttcataattttaatTCTGCAGAACCGGCACATTCTTTGTCAAACGTGAGGGCTCTCACAGCAGCTAGTGATATGCTGGCTCCAACTGAAGCACCCAAAAAAGAGCACAAAGAAGGGTGAAGCCTGCACGTGGCTGTCATCGGCCTTACGGAGTAGCATTCAGGAAAGATACAGGGGGCGGACCATGTCTACACTAATACCTTTCTTTCACAACAGAATCTGGTGACTCGCCACCTGTGTACCACTATCAATCACAGAGGCAGTGTGAGGAAGAGATAATCCTCAGACTGTTACTAACAATTCACAATTAAATCACGAAGCCTGCCCTGCCTTTATCCCCACACACTTAATTGTCTGAGGTTACACCCTCTAACTCGGCAATGCAAGAAGTACATTTCCACTATGTGGGGAGACTGTACCCCGACCTCCATCATGTGCTGTGTTTAACCGGGGGTCTCAAAATGGATCACACTGATTTCTGCAACCACACAATATGGAGCTCTGCTACCGGTCACCGACATGCAttacccacacagaaatgtcagtgCAGGGTCTGGGCATTACATTCCAGCTGAATTTTTCACATGTGGAGCCCATAGGTACCACACTTATCCTTGAATAGAAcaaggcctggttagtactttcaATCAGGAAAACAGCACGCTGCCACTACCCCTCTTAACGAATCTGACCAGATAGTATAAACATGTCAACTACAGAACAGGCTTGGTGCACCCTCCAGACCGCAAAGCATACTCTGGGTTTTAAAACCAGGATGAAAAGCCTGTGTCTCAGTGCACATGCATGACTTGTGTGTGCCAAAGAAATATCAGGATACCAGACAAACTTCAGCTGGGATCACTCAGGGCATGGGTGGAAGCCTGTAACGCTACGCCAGGGGCAGTCCAGTCACAAGAAGTTGGTGTAATAGTCCGAAATGTTATTCCATCTACAATAATCTAGGCACCATAAAGAGGGCACCTGATAAGTGATACACTGGTTAGATCACTGATAGCCCCATCATCAGTGCTTTCTAGGATAGAAATGTTTTCAGTTAATTTTTAGAAACTTTCACTTCAAATAAATAAATGTCACTCAATGCAGCGATTCGATATTTGTACTAACAATatgcacttttttgaattttggagAGCCTTCATTAATTTTGCCTTGAGTTCTGTTGAATGATTTGCAAGGCATATATTTCCTTGGCTCGGGTCATATTCTTAATTGGCTAGTTTGCACGCCTCTACCTAAAGTTATCACATATGAGAATGATTTGGCTTGTCTAGTAAGCGCCTGGCCACTGCATAACACAGCAAAAATGCAAGCTTCATCCCAATTCCCTGCCCCTAAGCATGTCAGTGTTCAGTTCCTGAGCCTCGCATTGAAAGTGACCACACTTCTTCTCCATTGAACATAACACAAAATCCAAGCACACTTGCAGAGTCTCTGGCTGTCATTTCCTCCGCTAccaagtcactggactgtgcatcAACAGCAGTGGAAATGTAAAATCATGACTTAGGGAACCTCTAAGTTTGGAGTCTATTGGAGGGAGAATGGGGACAGAGTCATGAGGAGCGGTGTCAAGAGGTCAGCTtctaaattatgggcctgattacgaccctggccgagacgattactccgtcacaaacgtgacagatatccggcctgccattttacaagttccataggatataatggaaattgtagtatggctgacgggatatccgtcatgtttgtgacagagtaatcccctccaccaaggtggtaatcaggccctatgttttttaacTACTGTCCCAAAGTAATTGGCAAAAAGAACTAACGTGATAGTAAAGCTAGTATAGCTGACTCAATTGGTCACAAACAGAGTGCAGTTTAAATTGTCATGTGGGAGTATGGCAACTGCTACAGAGATATTTGTGTATCCAGCATGTTTCATGCTGTAACTCTACTAGAAAatgcatgtatatggtatttctatagtgtgaacctagccaaaagggagTGGAGCTTTGACATGGCCAAAGACAAGCATAAAACCAAAGGGTATTAGGAGAGGAAGCTGGtttgtggacagttaatgcatttGTGATTCTGAATTCTTAAACAAGGTGagtctttaactctttcctaaacAGGAGCAGCGTTGGGCTAGTCCTGATGGGTacaaggatgttgttccagatactgagtacacagaaggaaaaggcCTGCTGTCCTACGTttatcttttttacacttcttagtctgcagtctgatggcatCCTGGCTATGGGTTTCCCAAAAACCTctggagatggtgagcttgtcagcaAGATAAGCAGGAATGCTGTTTGTGATGGCTTTCGAAATGATGCCGCTAGCTGGGGATGGTGCGGGTTGGCAAGTGGAATCAATGGAATTCCATCAGGATAGGGTTGTGAGTAGACTTGCTTGTTATATTGATGTGCAATTGGTAGCAGGTTTGACTCATAAAATAGCATAAAAGTTAATGTATATCCTGCAGTGCACAGCATGTAACATGAAggtcacatttttttatttatggaaGACATTGGGTTAATGCTTTTGTTGCAGAAATCCTTGGGTTTCATGCAGGCAATCCTGGTAAAACAGCTTGGTGAGTTATGTAGCCCCCCATCAAAGAGTTTCATCCAAACTGTAATTCACTTTCAGATTTTTCTTTAAATCTTTCTTTTGTCTCAGGTTTTTCAATTTGGTTCCCAAGTCTAGCGATCAATTCTTGATAGTAGGTGTTAAATAAATGGTGCTTACTTACAGGGCTCACATAGACATTCACCTCTTGCATACGGAGCTGGAGAAATCTGCATACAGATCAGACTTTATGCAAAGCGACACACTGAGTGTCTTTGATCCGAAGGACTTCTGAGTCTCAAGCAAGAAATTGGGTTCCAGCTGTGATGCTCTGGCCTGCAAGTGATTGACAGTGCCGGAAGAGTCAATCAGGAAGATGACACTGCCAGTGGCAGCAGTGTCAATCAGGGCGATGACAGGGCAATCGTTGGCCTAGAACATCCAACAATGAGGCTCTGCCAACCGCTGCACAGCTAAAGGGCTGGTCTCTGTTAGATGTTCTCTCAATCATGTCAAACCATGGACCATGATGCTTTAGTGCTGCGTTGCCACAAATCACTATCCAAACAGGTATAAAGGCAGTAGCAGACATCACAATAAGTTGGCATGCATGATCAAGCAGCACTATTAAGTAGCaggtatacaaatatatattggtaggcAACTCCTTGACCTGCTACACTGTTGTTCTATACAGCCACTCTCAACTGTTGCCCCTGTGCATCACTGTTAACTCTGGTAGGGGAACCCACACCTCCTGTACCTGTGCCACACTGATGACATCTCTATTAACCATAACACTGGGTCCATTCCTGATAGCATCCTGCAAAGAGCTTTACACAGAATACTGTACTAATCTATAACTAGGTTGCTCCAGTACTGGCATCCGTCATAATTCCACATGTACCTCTGCGTAACAGCTATGGTTCCTTCAGGGGTCCTCACCCTTTCAGTGTCCACATCGCTGATCACACAGCCCACCCTGAGCCCCAGTACTCGTGCAACTTCACACCTCCTGTGCTGTGCACCACTGCTAGCGCCCTCAGGGAGCATCCCAAGTCTGTGCATCATGGTATTACCCCCAGTAACTCACACTGTCTGAACTGTACATCACCGATAACACACCCGGGACCCCTCACAGTTCATGTGCACCGTCTCATTCCTGGCTCCTGCAGCCCTTCATCCCTCACCTCCTCTGGCTCTCCTGCTGGTGGTgtttcctcttcatcctcctcttcatcagtcAGGTTTGTGCAGCTCTTTTCCTCTTCAGGATTACAGAACTGCGAAGATGAGAAGACCAATATCAAAAATCTTTCTTTTCTGAAGtgaa is part of the Pleurodeles waltl isolate 20211129_DDA chromosome 4_2, aPleWal1.hap1.20221129, whole genome shotgun sequence genome and encodes:
- the CIMIP4 gene encoding ciliary microtubule inner protein 4 isoform X2, producing MNVLKANCDNAGPSSAHHVEFCNPEEEKSCTNLTDEEEDEEETPPAGEPEEVPVHVISKANLKGGKIEECAKSISAYKQLGQALRANNFPGLPVPMQTLSQETYTKEVNQKGLLEKSQSPHWHGKKTDDLGHWHERNFSNLNLLKALQEKNQDKLKKI